In Passer domesticus isolate bPasDom1 chromosome 12, bPasDom1.hap1, whole genome shotgun sequence, the following proteins share a genomic window:
- the PDP2 gene encoding pyruvate dehydrogenase [acetyl-transferring]-phosphatase 2, mitochondrial: MMSRTVSSWILSSARSSIILQGKGRWYSICIPNRNKVKWKLIFSKTCPYPAGSCSLDRTFSFPKAFRHTSTEEEHFSFQLSPAQINDILRAGELSHRTLDLNGKNANSVLRFESNQLASNSPIEDRRSAATCLQTAGMMFGVFDGHAGAACAQAVSERLLHYIAVSLMPRQSLEEIELAVEAMKPVRPILQWHRHPNDVEYQEITSQYFENLRVYWQHLLDLDTELGFSLEEAMICAFKRLDSDISLEVQAPQENELMRNIALQVAFSGATACVAHIDGVHLHVANTGDCRAVLGVREEDGTWSTLPLTRDHNAYDEFEIRRLKREHPRSEEKTLFVNDRLLGILMPSRAFGDVQLKWSKELQHSILENSCDVEALNIYQYVPPNYHTPPYLTAEPEVTYHKLRSKDKFLVIASDGLWEMLSNEKVVKLVAGHLTELNMQKPPLTFKKPVNLGYMHNLLLQRKSKGLASLDQNTATHLIRHAIGSNEYGEVDPEKLAAMLALPEDLARMYRDDITVTVVHFNSETIEDYYRSHE; encoded by the coding sequence ATGATGTCAAGAACTGTATCATCTTGGATTTTAAGCTCAGCCAGAAGCAGCATTATTTTACAAGGAAAAGGACGTTGGTACTCCATCTGTATCCCAAATAGAAACAAGGTCAAATGGAAGCTCATTTTCTCCAAAACATGTCCCtaccctgctgggagctgcagcttaGACAGAACTTTCTCCTTTCCCAAAGCATTCCGGCACACTTCCACCGaagaagaacatttttctttccagttgTCTCCGGCACAAATCAACGACATACTCAGAGCAGGCGAGCTATCCCACCGAACACTGGATTTGAACGGCAAGAACGCCAATTCCGTGCTGAGGTTTGAAAGCAACCAGCTGGCCTCCAACAGCCCCATAGAGGACCGGCGGAGCGCGGCCACATGCCTGCAGACGGCGGGGATGATGTTCGGGGTGTTCGATGGGCACGCGGGCGCCGCCTGCGCCCAGGCCGTGAGCGAGAGGCTGCTGCACTACATCGCCGTGTCCCTCATGCCCCGCCAGAGCCTGGAGGAGATCGAGCTGGCCGTGGAGGCCATGAAACCAGTGCGGCCCAtcctgcagtggcacaggcaTCCCAACGATGTGGAGTACCAGGAGATCACCTCGCAGTACTTCGAGAACCTCCGGGTTTACTGGCAGCACTTGCTGGACCTGGATACTGAGCTGGGGTTTAGTTTGGAAGAAGCCATGATTTGCGCATTCAAAAGGTTAGACTCAGACATATCCCTGGAAGTTCAGGCTCCTCAGGAGAATGAGTTGATGAGAAATATTGCCCTGCAAGTAGCTTTTTCTGGTGCAACAGCCTGTGTGGCTCACATTGATGGTGTTCATCTACATGTGGCAAACACTGGCGATTGCAGAGCCGTTTTAGGGGTCCGTGAAGAAGATGGAACATGGTCTACTCTCCCTCTAACCCGAGACCACAATGCATATGATGAATTTGAAATTAGAAGATTGAAGCGAGAACATCCTAGATCTGAGGAGAAAACTCTATTTGTGAATGACAGATTACTGGGGATTCTCATGCCCTCCAGAGCTTTTGGAGATGTGCAATTAAAATGGAGTAAAGAATTGCAACACAGCATTCTCGAGAACAGCTGTGATGTGGAGGCTCTAAACATTTATCAATATGTTCCTCCAAACTACCATACCCCCCCTTATTTAACTGCAGAGCCTGAAGTCACATACCACAAGTTAAGAAGCAAGGATAAGTTTCTCGTTATTGCTTCAGATGGGCTGTGGGAAATGCTGAGTAATGAGAAGGTTGTAAAACTTGTTGCTGGACACCTTACAGAGCTCAACATGCAGAAACCACCACTGACTTTTAAGAAACCAGTTAATTTGGGTTACATGCACAACTTGTTGCTGCAGAGGAAGAGCAAAGGGCTGGCCTCCCTGGACCAGAACACCGCCACCCATCTGATCCGGCACGCCATCGGCAGCAACGAGTATGGCGAGGTGGACCCGGAGAAGCTGGCTGCCATGCTGGCCCTGCCCGAGGACCTGGCCAGGATGTACAGGGACGACATCACCGTCACCGTGGTGCACTTCAACTCAGAAACTATTGAAGATTACTACAGGAGCCACGAGTAG